The proteins below come from a single Candidatus Zixiibacteriota bacterium genomic window:
- a CDS encoding NADH-quinone oxidoreductase subunit M has product MDWLTPLIFAPIVGSIILAFVPSKHTETIKGVALIVALITLILSLFVYAQFDKLGAGMQLTVNVPWVTSLGIHYYLGIDGISLLLIVLTTVLTVLCILSSWRSITHGVKGYFISMLVLTSGMIGVFCALDLFLFYIFWEVMLVPMYFLIGIWGGPRRVYAAIKFVLFTMFGSLLMLVAILYLYLQYHAYSGEYTFDMLKLMQLPLAVSPQHWLFAAFALAFAIKVPLWPLHTWLPDAHVQAPTAGSVILAGVLLKMGTYGFIRICMPMFPDATQTFVPYISVLAIIAIIYGALVSMVQKDIKSLVAFSSVSHMGFVMLGLFALNQEGMQGAVIQMINHGVSTGALFLLVGMIYERRHTRLISEFGGLAKVMPVFSAFFMIVMLSSIGLPFTNGFVGEFLILLGTFKANMVYGIVAATGVVLAACYMLWMYQRVVFGKVTKPENEKLKDINWRERIILIPLVVLIFFIGIFPSPLFERTEPAVRQVIAHIEKSRPVKADYLPADEETLALREGDGLETKPASEGTTQ; this is encoded by the coding sequence ATGGACTGGTTGACACCGCTCATATTCGCTCCGATCGTCGGCTCGATCATCCTCGCCTTCGTGCCGTCAAAGCACACCGAGACCATCAAGGGCGTCGCGCTGATCGTCGCGCTCATCACGCTCATCCTGTCGCTGTTCGTGTACGCGCAGTTCGACAAGCTCGGCGCCGGCATGCAGCTGACGGTGAACGTCCCGTGGGTCACCTCGCTCGGCATACACTACTACCTCGGTATCGACGGCATTTCGCTGCTGCTGATCGTGCTGACGACGGTGCTCACGGTGCTGTGTATCCTGTCGTCGTGGCGCTCGATCACGCACGGCGTCAAAGGGTATTTCATATCGATGCTCGTGCTGACCAGCGGCATGATCGGCGTGTTCTGCGCTCTCGATCTGTTCCTGTTTTACATCTTCTGGGAAGTGATGCTGGTCCCGATGTATTTCCTTATCGGGATATGGGGCGGCCCGCGGCGGGTCTACGCCGCAATCAAGTTCGTGTTGTTTACGATGTTCGGATCGCTGCTCATGCTGGTGGCGATTCTCTACCTGTATTTGCAGTACCACGCGTATTCCGGTGAATACACGTTTGACATGCTCAAGTTGATGCAGTTGCCGCTGGCGGTGAGTCCGCAGCACTGGCTTTTCGCGGCATTCGCGCTCGCGTTCGCGATCAAGGTTCCACTCTGGCCGCTGCACACGTGGCTGCCGGACGCGCACGTGCAGGCGCCCACCGCCGGTTCCGTCATCCTTGCCGGCGTGCTGCTGAAAATGGGAACCTACGGTTTCATTCGCATCTGCATGCCGATGTTCCCCGATGCGACGCAGACGTTTGTGCCGTACATCTCGGTGCTGGCCATTATCGCCATCATCTACGGCGCGCTGGTTTCGATGGTCCAGAAGGATATCAAGTCGCTGGTCGCGTTCTCATCGGTCTCCCACATGGGCTTCGTCATGCTCGGGTTGTTCGCGCTTAACCAGGAAGGCATGCAGGGAGCGGTGATCCAGATGATCAACCACGGCGTGTCCACCGGTGCGCTGTTCCTTCTGGTGGGCATGATTTACGAACGGCGCCACACTCGGCTGATTTCCGAGTTCGGCGGCCTCGCCAAAGTCATGCCGGTCTTCTCGGCGTTTTTCATGATCGTCATGCTGTCGTCGATCGGCCTGCCGTTCACCAACGGGTTCGTGGGCGAGTTTCTGATCCTGCTCGGTACGTTCAAGGCGAACATGGTCTACGGCATCGTGGCCGCGACCGGCGTCGTGCTGGCCGCCTGCTACATGCTGTGGATGTACCAGCGGGTCGTATTCGGCAAAGTTACGAAACCGGAAAACGAGAAACTGAAAGATATCAACTGGCGGGAGCGCATAATTCTGATCCCGCTGGTGGTCCTGATTTTCTTCATCGGCATCTTCCCGTCGCCGTTATTCGAGCGCACCGAGCCGGCCGTCCGTCAGGTGATCGCGCATATCGAAAAGTCGCGACCGGTGAAGGCCGACTACCTGCCGGCCGATGAAGAAACGCTGGCATTGCGTGAGGGTGATGGTCTCGAAACGAAACCCGCAAGCGAGGGAACCACGCAGTGA
- a CDS encoding NADH-quinone oxidoreductase subunit J, producing MTPDYAIFLISAAVAVFGATMMIMQRNPVASVLYLIVSLVAQAVVYVQLGAIFIGAILIIVYAGAILVLFLFVIMLLNLRADPELSAGMPPLSWFTKTAVPVLLIVELYFVIDRVLLPEAPTGIVGEVAGDFGSVHSIATKMFTDYLFPVQLTGVLLLVAVVGAVVIARRESAEPRKDVGATDNRSEQRSGSIAG from the coding sequence ATGACGCCTGATTATGCCATCTTTTTGATTTCGGCCGCGGTAGCCGTGTTCGGCGCGACCATGATGATCATGCAGCGCAACCCGGTTGCATCGGTATTGTACCTGATCGTCTCGCTGGTCGCTCAGGCGGTGGTTTACGTGCAGCTCGGCGCCATCTTCATAGGCGCTATCCTGATCATCGTCTATGCCGGCGCTATCCTGGTGCTGTTTTTGTTCGTGATCATGCTGCTCAACCTGCGGGCCGACCCCGAACTGTCCGCCGGTATGCCGCCGCTGAGCTGGTTTACGAAAACGGCGGTCCCGGTACTGCTCATTGTCGAGCTCTATTTCGTCATCGATCGCGTTCTGCTGCCGGAAGCGCCGACCGGGATTGTCGGTGAGGTCGCCGGCGACTTTGGATCCGTCCATAGTATCGCAACCAAGATGTTCACCGATTACCTGTTTCCCGTTCAGTTGACGGGCGTGCTGTTGCTGGTGGCGGTGGTCGGAGCGGTCGTGATCGCCCGGCGTGAATCCGCCGAACCGCGCAAGGACGTCGGGGCAACGGACAACAGAAGCGAACAACGATCAGGTTCGATCGCGGGGTGA
- the nuoL gene encoding NADH-quinone oxidoreductase subunit L gives MADYLFWIPLLPLIGFLINGLLLGKLPRPVVSAVACTSVGMSLALSIAAFFELKALEPAARQIEQTLFTWIAAGSFHVNVAFLLDPLSAVMILVVTGVGFLIHVYSTGYMHHDHDFGRYFAYLNLFTFSMLTLVLADNFLLMFVGWEGVGLCSYLLIGFWYHKQSASDAGKKAFIVNRIGDFGFLLGMFIIFWQVGSLNFTEVSARAPIVFAAGGGLITAACLLMFVGATGKSAQIPLYVWLPDAMEGPTPVSALIHAATMVTAGVYMIARTNVLYVMAPDALMVVAIVGAATAFFAATIGLAQNDIKRVLAYSTVSQLGYMFLACGVAAFTAGMFHLMTHAFFKALLFLASGSVIHAMSSEQDMRRMGGLKKYLPVTYWTMLIATLTISGIPGLSGFFSKDEILWKSFSSQYGHWALWLIGFATAGLTAFYMFRLIYMTFHGKERMDDKVRSHIHESPRSMTVPLMALAVLSVIGGFVGMPHIFGVTNYFEQWLAPVMHGAGHEAAAHALAAAGGSAAMEWGLIAASVALVLVAIFAARHFYNQRPEAATALAGRLSGLKTTLANKYYVDEIYGATVVRPLVNGSLFLWKVVDVVIIDGLINGLAVVGRDASELLRFTQGGRVRSYATIFVVGVVALVAYFIFG, from the coding sequence ATGGCGGATTACTTATTCTGGATTCCACTGCTGCCGTTGATCGGCTTCCTCATCAATGGACTGCTGCTGGGCAAACTTCCCCGCCCGGTCGTTTCAGCCGTCGCCTGTACCTCGGTGGGCATGTCGCTGGCCCTGTCGATTGCGGCGTTTTTCGAGCTGAAGGCGCTCGAACCGGCCGCCCGGCAGATCGAGCAGACGCTCTTCACGTGGATTGCCGCCGGCTCGTTTCATGTCAATGTCGCGTTCCTGCTCGATCCGTTGTCGGCGGTGATGATCCTGGTGGTGACCGGTGTCGGCTTTTTGATCCATGTGTATTCGACCGGCTACATGCACCACGACCACGATTTCGGGCGGTATTTCGCCTATCTCAATCTGTTTACATTCTCCATGCTGACGCTGGTGCTGGCTGACAACTTCCTGTTGATGTTTGTCGGCTGGGAAGGCGTGGGGCTGTGCTCATACCTGCTGATCGGTTTTTGGTATCACAAGCAGTCGGCGTCGGACGCCGGCAAAAAAGCGTTTATCGTCAATCGAATCGGCGACTTCGGTTTTCTGCTCGGGATGTTCATCATATTCTGGCAGGTCGGCTCGCTCAATTTCACGGAGGTGTCGGCCAGGGCGCCGATAGTGTTTGCGGCGGGCGGCGGGCTGATAACGGCGGCGTGCCTGCTCATGTTTGTCGGCGCCACCGGCAAGTCGGCGCAGATTCCGCTGTACGTGTGGCTGCCCGACGCCATGGAAGGTCCGACACCGGTGTCGGCGCTGATCCATGCGGCGACCATGGTGACGGCGGGCGTCTACATGATCGCGCGGACCAACGTCCTGTACGTCATGGCGCCCGACGCGCTGATGGTGGTTGCCATCGTCGGCGCGGCGACGGCGTTTTTCGCCGCGACGATCGGGCTCGCCCAGAACGATATCAAGCGCGTGCTGGCGTATTCGACCGTCAGCCAGCTCGGGTACATGTTCCTCGCGTGCGGCGTGGCGGCGTTTACGGCGGGTATGTTTCACCTTATGACGCACGCCTTTTTCAAGGCTCTGCTGTTTCTTGCCTCGGGGTCGGTCATCCACGCCATGTCCAGCGAGCAGGATATGCGGCGCATGGGGGGCTTGAAGAAATACCTGCCGGTGACCTACTGGACCATGCTGATCGCGACCCTGACTATCTCCGGTATTCCCGGGCTGTCGGGTTTCTTCTCGAAGGACGAGATTTTGTGGAAGTCGTTTTCGTCGCAGTACGGCCATTGGGCGCTGTGGCTGATCGGCTTTGCGACCGCCGGGCTGACCGCGTTCTACATGTTCCGCCTGATCTACATGACGTTCCACGGCAAGGAGCGGATGGACGACAAAGTCCGGTCGCACATTCATGAGTCTCCTCGGTCGATGACGGTGCCGCTGATGGCGCTGGCCGTGCTGTCGGTGATCGGCGGGTTTGTCGGCATGCCGCACATTTTCGGCGTTACCAACTACTTCGAGCAGTGGCTGGCGCCGGTCATGCACGGGGCCGGGCACGAGGCCGCCGCGCACGCACTGGCGGCCGCGGGCGGCAGCGCCGCGATGGAGTGGGGGCTGATAGCGGCATCGGTCGCGCTCGTGCTGGTCGCGATTTTCGCGGCCCGCCACTTCTATAATCAGCGCCCGGAGGCGGCCACGGCGCTTGCCGGTCGGCTCTCAGGCCTGAAGACTACGCTCGCGAACAAATATTACGTCGACGAAATCTACGGCGCCACGGTCGTCCGTCCGCTCGTCAACGGCTCCCTGTTTTTGTGGAAGGTCGTGGATGTCGTCATTATCGACGGCCTGATCAACGGGCTGGCGGTGGTCGGGCGCGACGCCTCGGAACTGCTGCGATTCACACAGGGCGGACGGGTGCGCAGTTACGCCACCATTTTCGTTGTCGGCGTCGTGGCCCTGGTAGCCTACTTTATATTCGGATAA
- a CDS encoding glutaredoxin family protein: MSDVVIYTKTGCPYCAAAKKHYADQGIGFTEFNVTDRPEFKKKVLELTGGQSIVPVIVEGSNVTVGFGGG, translated from the coding sequence GTGAGTGATGTCGTCATATATACCAAGACCGGTTGTCCGTATTGTGCCGCGGCAAAGAAGCACTACGCCGACCAGGGAATCGGGTTTACGGAATTCAACGTGACCGACCGCCCGGAATTCAAGAAGAAGGTGCTGGAGCTGACGGGCGGCCAGTCGATCGTCCCGGTCATCGTCGAAGGAAGCAACGTCACCGTCGGTTTTGGAGGCGGTTGA
- the nuoK gene encoding NADH-quinone oxidoreductase subunit NuoK: MVPIHAYLLLAVILFGIGAFGVLVSRNIIVMFMSIELMLNAANLVLIAFSRALGVVDGHVFVFLVLSVAAAEAAVGLAMIITIYRNRESINIDRFNLLKW, from the coding sequence ATGGTACCGATTCATGCATACTTGCTTCTGGCGGTCATCCTGTTCGGGATCGGCGCCTTCGGCGTTCTGGTCTCGCGCAATATAATCGTCATGTTCATGTCGATCGAACTGATGCTGAATGCCGCCAACCTGGTGCTGATTGCCTTTTCGCGGGCCCTGGGTGTGGTCGACGGCCACGTGTTCGTGTTCCTCGTGCTCAGCGTGGCGGCGGCCGAAGCGGCGGTCGGACTGGCTATGATCATAACCATTTATCGAAACCGGGAATCGATCAACATCGACCGGTTCAACCTGCTGAAGTGGTAG